From bacterium, a single genomic window includes:
- a CDS encoding methyl-accepting chemotaxis protein, which translates to MRFGVKLFSIFLGFSIVISVCLVGTLYQFVFKKAEHDLKIQIQSHAYSLASTMSAFIDGDKHQTIKTREDEKSEAYKEIQTILRRFRDHNRNDKIYVQYAYTKASTASADTLIYVVDAQEDDASIASIDPVTKDTTYNFTPVGQKIQITWQKDFSKAVVSDFYSDAWGTWITGGGPIHNSKGEIVAFAYVDVDGMKIYEELNNLKQRIIIVSALALLVLVAASALLSFSIANYVNRPLSILHHGLKRIREGEFDYRVTIRTRDEFQELGEAFNTMTDNMQTMAQQLSTSSKKIAESSNDVLAISKEQASTSSEQSISVTETTATMEELTSTSRYIAENSESVVNIAAETHQVTQKAVDLSQHTKDKIEEIRKKSDTDISEITELSRKMQKITDVMEIINNITEQTKLISFNAALEATGAGEAGKRFAVVAAEIRRLAENVAESTEEIKATVTEVRMAMDTLMKTSKDSAQKIREGVELVTKVSDVLQNILAAAQNTTESARQISLSTQQQRTASEQVVMTLKEISEGSKQFVKSSNHASSIAADLSTLSEELKKTLAAYKVDSKSN; encoded by the coding sequence ATGAGATTCGGCGTCAAACTTTTCAGCATTTTTTTGGGGTTTTCAATCGTGATCAGCGTTTGCCTTGTCGGTACGCTTTATCAGTTTGTCTTCAAAAAAGCCGAGCACGATTTGAAAATTCAGATTCAGTCACACGCGTATTCTTTGGCATCGACCATGAGTGCGTTTATTGACGGTGATAAACACCAAACGATTAAGACGCGTGAAGATGAAAAATCGGAAGCTTACAAAGAAATCCAGACTATACTGCGCCGTTTTCGTGATCATAACCGTAATGACAAAATCTATGTTCAATATGCCTACACCAAAGCGAGTACGGCGAGCGCCGATACGCTGATCTATGTTGTCGATGCTCAGGAAGACGACGCATCAATCGCTTCTATAGATCCTGTCACTAAAGACACAACATACAATTTCACACCGGTTGGCCAAAAAATTCAGATTACATGGCAAAAAGATTTTTCAAAAGCCGTCGTCAGTGATTTTTACAGTGATGCTTGGGGAACGTGGATTACCGGAGGCGGGCCGATCCATAATAGTAAAGGTGAAATCGTTGCCTTTGCTTATGTTGACGTTGACGGGATGAAAATATATGAAGAATTGAATAATCTCAAACAACGTATCATTATTGTATCGGCTTTGGCGTTATTGGTGCTGGTGGCCGCATCGGCTTTATTAAGTTTCAGCATTGCCAATTATGTCAATCGTCCGTTGAGTATTCTGCATCATGGTTTGAAACGTATTCGCGAGGGTGAGTTCGATTATCGCGTTACGATTCGTACACGCGATGAATTTCAGGAGCTCGGTGAAGCTTTCAATACGATGACGGATAATATGCAGACGATGGCGCAACAATTATCTACGAGTTCGAAAAAAATCGCCGAGTCATCCAACGATGTTTTGGCAATTTCAAAAGAACAGGCAAGTACTTCCAGTGAACAATCCATATCGGTAACCGAGACAACGGCGACGATGGAAGAGCTGACATCGACATCGCGTTACATTGCTGAAAACTCCGAATCAGTTGTCAATATTGCGGCCGAAACGCATCAAGTTACTCAAAAAGCGGTTGACCTGTCGCAGCATACAAAAGATAAGATTGAAGAAATTAGAAAGAAAAGCGATACCGATATCAGCGAAATTACCGAGCTCAGCCGAAAGATGCAGAAAATAACGGACGTGATGGAAATTATCAATAACATTACGGAACAAACGAAACTCATTTCTTTCAATGCTGCGCTGGAAGCGACCGGCGCCGGTGAGGCCGGAAAACGATTTGCTGTGGTTGCAGCTGAAATCCGGCGATTAGCCGAAAACGTTGCCGAATCAACGGAAGAAATCAAAGCGACGGTAACTGAAGTGAGGATGGCCATGGACACTTTGATGAAAACGTCTAAAGACAGTGCCCAAAAAATCCGGGAGGGTGTTGAGTTGGTAACTAAAGTTTCAGACGTACTGCAGAACATTCTTGCAGCCGCGCAAAATACGACAGAATCGGCACGGCAAATTTCTTTGTCGACGCAGCAACAACGTACTGCATCCGAACAAGTGGTCATGACGCTCAAGGAGATTTCCGAAGGGTCGAAACAGTTTGTTAAGTCGAGCAATCATGCATCATCGATTGCCGCCGATTTGAGTACGTTGTCGGAAGAATTGAAAAAAACTTTAGCCGCTTATAAAGTCGATTCGAAATCCAATTAA
- a CDS encoding methyl-accepting chemotaxis protein — protein MFKRSSLIFKIAGMTSAVLFIEIAAVYVVYGFQINEATKILLLFFVVMLGLLLLTYWIYLKLKPVYALIYDLKSLSKDHLDVQHRFMTDSGDEFEELAKAMRDHFRAISESVRELSAYVNKLANSIVDIRGVFKKQLGTLPKQASSVHETVVTIEQLSASARSIAESSVNVYDAAVMTKDNNIKGLSYIQDILKTVYEIKDGLEARIFHVANLSKKFDEISETMKYIHTINDQTKLIAFNAAIEASSAGELSKRFNIVATDVRKLAQNIERSNSEIKLSLEEMRRAITDLVDASNEDFQRMDRTVQATREITGIFESSTQHSVQTSESARNITLSTHEQRAASQEVAATAKNISLSIDEFFKTSQNTARVVDDIEKTIHLLKTSISRFSV, from the coding sequence ATGTTTAAACGTTCATCGTTAATATTTAAAATCGCCGGCATGACATCAGCGGTGCTATTTATAGAAATTGCAGCTGTGTATGTGGTTTATGGATTTCAGATCAATGAAGCGACCAAAATTCTGTTGCTTTTTTTTGTTGTAATGCTCGGATTGCTGCTGCTGACGTATTGGATTTATCTTAAATTAAAACCTGTGTATGCGTTGATTTACGACCTGAAAAGTTTATCAAAAGACCATCTGGATGTTCAACATCGTTTTATGACGGATAGCGGTGATGAGTTCGAAGAGTTGGCCAAAGCTATGCGTGATCATTTCAGAGCAATTTCAGAGAGCGTACGTGAGTTGAGTGCGTATGTCAACAAGCTGGCCAATTCGATTGTAGATATCCGGGGCGTATTTAAAAAACAATTGGGGACATTGCCCAAACAAGCATCATCGGTTCATGAAACGGTCGTAACGATTGAGCAACTTTCTGCGTCTGCCCGCTCAATCGCTGAAAGTTCGGTTAATGTCTACGACGCGGCCGTAATGACAAAGGACAATAATATTAAAGGACTTTCCTACATTCAGGATATTTTAAAAACAGTATATGAAATTAAAGATGGATTAGAAGCGAGAATTTTTCACGTGGCCAATTTGTCTAAAAAATTCGACGAAATCAGCGAGACAATGAAATACATTCATACCATCAACGATCAGACCAAATTAATTGCTTTCAATGCGGCGATTGAAGCGTCGTCAGCCGGTGAATTGAGTAAGCGCTTCAATATCGTTGCGACAGATGTGCGCAAACTGGCGCAGAATATCGAACGCTCGAACAGTGAAATTAAATTATCTCTTGAAGAAATGCGTCGTGCCATAACGGATCTGGTCGACGCTTCTAACGAAGATTTTCAACGTATGGATCGTACGGTTCAGGCTACGCGTGAAATTACGGGAATATTCGAAAGCAGCACGCAACATTCAGTACAGACCAGTGAATCGGCACGTAACATTACGTTATCGACTCATGAACAGCGCGCCGCAAGTCAGGAAGTAGCGGCGACTGCAAAAAATATTTCACTTAGCATTGACGAATTTTTCAAGACTTCACAAAACACGGCCCGTGTTGTGGACGATATCGAAAAAACGATTCACCTTTTAAAAACTTCAATCAGCAGGTTCAGCGTATGA
- a CDS encoding chemotaxis protein CheW gives MTEGKKIDGDETFEMLVFRLGKGCFGIPASQIDSIEEKLIAEKAEPIDVMLGFREKLEFQSPRVFITKFNHKYIVIDSLIGLMSVRYRDVKTMPLSVKKSRMHDFIWGVASIAQLDEPVLLIDLQPAN, from the coding sequence ATGACAGAAGGAAAAAAAATCGACGGTGATGAAACGTTCGAAATGCTGGTATTTCGATTGGGAAAGGGCTGTTTTGGAATTCCGGCAAGTCAAATTGATTCTATTGAAGAAAAATTGATTGCAGAAAAAGCCGAGCCGATCGATGTAATGTTAGGCTTTCGTGAAAAACTCGAATTTCAGTCGCCGCGTGTTTTTATAACGAAATTCAATCACAAATACATTGTGATCGATAGTTTGATTGGTTTGATGTCCGTTCGTTATCGAGATGTAAAAACCATGCCTCTTTCAGTAAAAAAATCACGAATGCACGACTTCATTTGGGGCGTGGCATCGATTGCTCAATTGGATGAGCCTGTTTTATTGATTGACCTTCAACCTGCGAATTAG
- a CDS encoding chemotaxis protein CheW, which yields MSENFSAQEILDRARMQRIEKTVDIDEATIQLVVINIGTDFFAMPGPSIREILPPMAVTFVPGLPDHFLGIINVRGDLESVIDLAKTLHLSHTPGPLSRVMIAKAGELSSGFLVDYVHDIIDLPKSKITPGQKIPAGLKSEYITGEFEFKSKTVLVLDVHTILNDAIGKPS from the coding sequence ATGTCTGAAAATTTTTCTGCCCAGGAAATCCTCGATCGTGCACGGATGCAGCGCATCGAAAAAACCGTGGATATCGACGAAGCGACGATCCAGTTAGTTGTAATTAATATCGGCACGGATTTTTTTGCAATGCCTGGGCCATCGATCCGAGAAATTCTTCCGCCGATGGCGGTAACTTTTGTACCTGGCCTTCCGGATCACTTTCTCGGCATTATCAATGTGAGAGGCGATCTTGAATCCGTCATTGATCTGGCGAAGACTCTCCATCTCTCGCATACGCCCGGTCCGTTAAGCCGGGTAATGATCGCCAAAGCCGGCGAATTGTCTTCCGGCTTTCTTGTGGATTATGTGCATGATATTATCGATTTGCCTAAATCGAAGATTACCCCGGGCCAAAAGATTCCTGCAGGATTGAAATCGGAATACATCACGGGCGAATTTGAGTTCAAATCAAAAACAGTCTTGGTGCTGGACGTCCATACGATCCTTAACGATGCAATTGGAAAGCCTTCATGA
- a CDS encoding CCA tRNA nucleotidyltransferase, with amino-acid sequence MTREELIKESIAKIGVIADENGIDAYVVGGYVRDTILDRPVKDFDVMVVGDGVAFAEKVAKAFCIQTLVIYSNFGTAMLPMGPENFDLKIEFVGARSESYHKDSRNPVVQAADLQSDLSRRDFTINALAMSITQATFGQIIDRFNGREDISRKIIRTPLDPDMTFSDDPLRMMRAVRFASQLSFTIEPSTLDGIARNAERIAIISQERITDELIKIVSSPKPSVGLNILNDTGLLKIIFPELMALAGVEQQQGYLHKDVFKHTLKVLDNMAEMSEDTRLRFAALMHDIGKPRTKRFVDGTGWTFHGHEDVGSRMVKGIGRKMKLPTDFLNYVSKMVRLHMRPIQLVDEEVTDSAIRRLIFDSGQDVDALLTLCRADITSGNKERAQRHLENFERVLQRVREVEEKDRLRAFQPPIKGEEIMALFGLKPGKTVGRLKKIIEEAILDGIIPNEYDAAYDYLMKNKDKILDETETSFHGK; translated from the coding sequence ATGACACGAGAAGAATTAATTAAAGAATCGATTGCAAAAATCGGCGTTATTGCCGACGAAAATGGAATCGATGCGTACGTCGTCGGAGGATATGTTCGCGATACTATATTGGACCGGCCTGTCAAAGATTTTGACGTAATGGTCGTAGGTGACGGCGTGGCATTTGCCGAAAAAGTAGCGAAAGCTTTCTGTATTCAAACATTGGTCATTTATTCGAATTTCGGAACGGCGATGCTGCCGATGGGGCCTGAAAATTTTGACCTAAAAATCGAATTTGTAGGAGCACGCAGCGAAAGCTATCACAAAGATTCCCGTAATCCGGTTGTACAAGCTGCAGACCTCCAAAGCGATTTATCCCGCCGGGATTTTACAATCAATGCGTTGGCGATGTCCATCACGCAGGCGACTTTCGGCCAGATCATCGATCGTTTCAATGGACGTGAAGATATTAGCCGAAAAATTATTCGCACTCCGCTCGATCCTGATATGACATTTTCCGACGACCCGTTGCGTATGATGCGAGCGGTAAGATTTGCATCGCAATTATCATTTACCATTGAGCCATCGACTCTCGACGGTATCGCGCGTAATGCGGAACGGATCGCGATTATTTCACAGGAAAGAATTACGGATGAATTGATTAAAATTGTTTCCAGTCCAAAACCATCCGTGGGTTTGAATATTCTTAACGATACCGGCTTGTTGAAAATTATTTTTCCGGAATTGATGGCTCTCGCCGGCGTGGAGCAGCAGCAAGGGTATCTTCATAAAGACGTTTTTAAACATACCTTAAAAGTCCTTGACAATATGGCTGAGATGTCGGAAGATACACGGTTACGTTTCGCCGCATTGATGCACGATATAGGCAAACCCCGGACGAAACGGTTTGTTGACGGTACAGGATGGACATTCCACGGACACGAAGACGTCGGATCGCGAATGGTCAAAGGCATCGGCCGGAAAATGAAATTGCCTACGGACTTTCTAAATTACGTTTCCAAAATGGTACGTTTGCATATGCGGCCGATTCAATTAGTCGATGAGGAAGTGACGGACAGTGCAATTCGGAGACTGATTTTTGACAGCGGGCAAGACGTGGATGCCTTGTTGACCCTTTGCCGCGCCGATATTACTTCCGGGAATAAGGAACGTGCCCAAAGGCATTTGGAAAATTTTGAGCGCGTGCTGCAGCGCGTCCGCGAAGTTGAAGAAAAAGACCGGTTGCGCGCTTTTCAACCTCCGATCAAAGGGGAAGAAATCATGGCGCTCTTTGGCCTTAAACCCGGCAAAACGGTCGGCCGATTAAAAAAGATAATTGAAGAAGCCATTCTTGATGGTATTATTCCCAATGAATACGATGCGGCGTACGACTATTTGATGAAAAATAAAGATAAAATTCTGGACGAAACCGAAACGTCCTTTCACGGTAAATGA
- the ugpC gene encoding sn-glycerol-3-phosphate ABC transporter ATP-binding protein UgpC, giving the protein MAHIELQSISKFFFDKKQSVAAVDGVSFTVEDKTTQVIVGPSGCGKTTVLRMIAGLEDISAGKILMDGATINDRHPKDRDMAMVFQNYALYPHMSVFDNMAFGLRVKGIEKNEIHKRVTEAAEILQLVSLLDRKPKALSGGQRQRVAVGRAIVRKPKVFLLDEPLSNLDAQLRVEMRVELLRLSRSLGWTMIYVTHDQVEAMTLADTMVVMAQGKVRQTGKPLDIYRRPRDRFVAEFIGTPSMNFLTLRCNDGRWSCEGQGFGETIPSTAGDGVIAGFRPEDVEIFESYKQGTLRATLKYAEHLGGESHLYFTIGDIQAVAKGDISKPWTTGQEYFLSVKKFHWFDPISGQRIE; this is encoded by the coding sequence ATGGCGCATATTGAACTTCAATCAATCAGTAAATTTTTTTTTGATAAAAAGCAGTCAGTGGCCGCTGTCGATGGCGTTAGTTTTACTGTCGAAGACAAAACAACGCAAGTAATCGTCGGACCTTCCGGATGCGGAAAAACAACCGTACTGAGAATGATTGCAGGTTTAGAAGACATCAGTGCCGGAAAAATTTTGATGGATGGAGCTACGATCAATGATCGCCATCCGAAAGACCGAGATATGGCCATGGTTTTTCAGAATTATGCGTTGTATCCGCATATGTCGGTTTTTGATAACATGGCTTTCGGATTGCGCGTCAAAGGTATCGAGAAAAATGAGATTCATAAACGGGTCACGGAAGCGGCGGAAATTCTACAATTGGTTTCACTGCTTGATCGAAAACCGAAAGCGCTTTCAGGCGGACAGAGACAACGTGTTGCCGTAGGGCGGGCTATTGTGCGCAAGCCCAAAGTTTTTTTGTTGGATGAACCGCTCAGCAATTTGGACGCACAACTGCGAGTTGAAATGCGGGTTGAATTGTTGAGACTGTCACGCTCGCTGGGGTGGACCATGATTTATGTGACGCACGATCAGGTGGAAGCAATGACATTGGCTGATACGATGGTGGTCATGGCGCAAGGCAAGGTCCGGCAAACTGGCAAACCGCTTGATATTTACCGCCGGCCGCGAGACCGGTTTGTGGCGGAATTTATCGGGACGCCGTCGATGAATTTTCTTACTTTGCGTTGTAACGACGGCAGATGGTCTTGCGAAGGACAAGGATTTGGCGAAACGATTCCATCGACGGCCGGTGACGGCGTGATTGCGGGATTCAGGCCAGAAGATGTTGAAATTTTCGAATCGTATAAGCAAGGAACATTAAGAGCTACATTAAAATATGCCGAGCATTTGGGCGGCGAATCGCATCTGTATTTTACTATCGGCGATATTCAAGCAGTGGCTAAAGGCGATATTTCCAAACCGTGGACAACCGGCCAAGAATATTTTTTATCTGTTAAAAAATTTCATTGGTTCGATCCTATTTCAGGTCAACGAATTGAATGA
- a CDS encoding MoxR family ATPase gives MNDVDAVKALKEAREALEKEIGKVIIGQHSIIAELIIALFSRGHCLLIGIPGLAKTLLIHTLSKVLDLKFSRIQFTPDLMPSDIVGTEVIEENMTTGQKQFRFVKGPVFANIVLADEINRTPPKTQSALLEAMQEHKVTASGNTYTLTEPFFVLATQNPIEQEGTYPLPEAQLDRFMFNIWVDYPSVSEEIEIVKSTTSSYTSELHKILNAQDIIYFQDLVRRVPVADNVIQYAVNMVSKTRPKTPTAPKFINDWVSWGAGPRASQYLILGAKARAILDGRFMPEIDDVRAVTKPVLRHRLVTNFNAEADGISTLNIIEQLLAEHKS, from the coding sequence ATGAACGACGTCGATGCAGTGAAAGCGCTGAAAGAAGCGCGGGAAGCGTTGGAAAAGGAGATCGGAAAAGTAATTATCGGCCAGCATTCAATTATCGCTGAACTGATTATAGCTTTATTTTCACGCGGACATTGTCTTTTGATCGGTATTCCCGGTCTTGCAAAAACGTTACTGATTCACACATTGTCTAAAGTTCTGGATTTGAAATTCAGCCGTATTCAGTTTACGCCTGATTTGATGCCCAGTGATATTGTAGGTACCGAAGTAATCGAAGAAAACATGACGACGGGACAAAAACAATTTCGATTTGTTAAAGGCCCTGTGTTTGCCAATATCGTGCTGGCGGATGAAATCAACCGTACACCGCCTAAAACGCAATCGGCTCTTTTGGAGGCCATGCAGGAACATAAAGTAACGGCATCGGGAAATACATACACTTTGACGGAGCCGTTTTTTGTATTGGCGACTCAAAATCCAATCGAACAAGAAGGCACGTATCCCTTACCGGAAGCACAACTGGACCGTTTCATGTTCAACATCTGGGTTGATTATCCCAGCGTGAGTGAAGAAATTGAAATTGTCAAATCGACCACCAGTTCGTACACCAGTGAGTTGCACAAAATTTTGAATGCACAGGATATCATTTATTTTCAGGATTTAGTGCGACGTGTTCCAGTCGCTGATAACGTCATTCAATATGCGGTTAATATGGTTTCAAAAACCCGGCCCAAAACGCCGACGGCTCCGAAATTCATTAATGATTGGGTCAGTTGGGGAGCAGGTCCGCGCGCTTCGCAATATTTAATTCTCGGGGCAAAAGCCCGTGCGATTCTTGATGGAAGGTTCATGCCGGAAATTGACGATGTGCGTGCGGTGACCAAACCGGTGTTGCGGCATCGCCTCGTAACGAATTTCAACGCCGAAGCCGACGGCATTTCGACGTTAAACATTATTGAACAACTTCTGGCGGAGCACAAGTCATGA
- a CDS encoding mucoidy inhibitor MuiA family protein → MKRIFLLIAFMAGGLYAQNQRTVDASITGVTVYVDRAAITRSAEIFLNPGDYDLLLKDLPSSLQDQSLRVGGSGSASAKITDIKIEMDYIDTLPKNRLKELQDQLVILQADERVFSDRLALLSKEKELLNEIKNSVVSQSNNKDVPKPSMDDWTKLFVFYDGNIEKINDEIRTLEKKKGDVTSKKNVIQQQINQLSGYSKLTRKKVWVSVSVAKAGNLNLDVSYVLTGAKWYPVYDVRVSPDDKTVDMVYYAMVAQNTGEDWKGVKLSISTARPNISATMPQLSSWYLNVYDYYLGADDKSFAPMSGAGAGARTFSKKSEKQKDVNVDEEEKAGEVNDLISESAVVETRSTSVVFNVVKPSTIPSDNFDHKVMITTEKLKSDFEYSSVPKLSQLAYLKGKIENTTDVPFLAGSANVFFGNSFVGTSYLNTVIPTETFNVFLGVDDAIKIKREQVRDYKAETGIFSKSTKKTFEYKITIESFKKTEDTITVQDQFPISQDERIKVEAVIPQFEKDKAIAAHPNGVIERKGNGVIEWRLRIKPKEKIELRIKYVVEYPKEIQVDGL, encoded by the coding sequence ATGAAAAGAATTTTTTTGTTGATTGCTTTCATGGCTGGAGGCCTTTACGCACAAAACCAGCGAACAGTGGACGCGTCGATTACAGGCGTGACAGTATATGTTGATCGTGCCGCCATAACACGGAGCGCTGAAATTTTTCTCAATCCCGGCGATTATGATTTGTTGCTCAAAGATTTACCATCATCCTTGCAGGATCAATCGCTCCGGGTTGGCGGCTCCGGTTCTGCATCCGCAAAGATCACCGATATCAAGATCGAGATGGATTACATTGATACGTTGCCCAAGAATCGGCTGAAAGAGCTTCAGGATCAATTGGTAATTCTGCAAGCCGACGAACGTGTTTTCAGTGACCGACTGGCGCTATTATCTAAGGAAAAAGAATTGCTCAATGAAATCAAAAACAGCGTAGTTAGTCAAAGTAACAATAAAGACGTTCCGAAGCCGTCGATGGACGATTGGACAAAACTTTTCGTGTTTTACGACGGCAACATCGAAAAAATTAACGATGAAATCCGTACGCTTGAGAAGAAAAAAGGCGATGTGACTTCAAAGAAAAACGTTATCCAACAGCAAATCAACCAGCTTTCCGGGTATTCGAAATTGACCAGAAAAAAAGTTTGGGTTTCGGTTAGCGTTGCTAAAGCAGGAAATCTGAATCTGGATGTTTCGTACGTATTAACCGGAGCTAAATGGTATCCGGTATATGACGTGCGCGTTTCTCCGGATGACAAGACCGTAGACATGGTTTATTATGCCATGGTTGCCCAAAACACCGGCGAAGACTGGAAAGGGGTGAAATTGTCCATTTCCACCGCTCGTCCGAATATCTCTGCAACCATGCCGCAATTAAGTTCATGGTATCTCAATGTATATGATTACTACTTAGGAGCCGATGACAAAAGTTTCGCGCCGATGTCCGGAGCCGGTGCGGGCGCCCGTACGTTTAGTAAGAAAAGTGAAAAGCAAAAAGATGTGAATGTTGACGAAGAAGAAAAGGCCGGTGAGGTCAATGATTTGATATCGGAAAGTGCGGTAGTTGAAACGCGTTCGACTTCGGTCGTATTTAATGTTGTCAAACCATCGACCATTCCTTCTGACAATTTTGATCATAAAGTGATGATCACGACTGAAAAACTAAAATCTGATTTCGAGTATTCCTCCGTGCCTAAGTTATCACAACTTGCTTATCTTAAAGGTAAAATTGAAAACACCACGGATGTTCCATTTCTAGCTGGTAGCGCCAATGTCTTTTTTGGTAATAGCTTTGTCGGCACATCGTACCTGAATACCGTGATCCCGACTGAGACATTTAATGTATTTTTGGGCGTTGATGATGCGATCAAGATCAAACGTGAACAAGTGCGCGATTATAAAGCTGAAACCGGCATTTTCTCCAAGAGCACTAAAAAAACTTTTGAATACAAAATCACCATCGAAAGCTTCAAGAAGACCGAAGATACGATCACGGTTCAGGATCAATTTCCGATTTCGCAGGATGAACGTATTAAAGTTGAGGCTGTTATTCCACAGTTTGAGAAAGATAAAGCCATCGCCGCTCATCCTAACGGTGTAATTGAACGTAAAGGCAACGGTGTTATTGAATGGCGATTACGTATCAAACCTAAAGAAAAAATTGAACTGCGTATCAAATACGTTGTTGAATATCCGAAGGAAATACAAGTTGATGGTTTATGA
- a CDS encoding DUF2269 family protein, which translates to MEYLMPALKVLHVFGLIMWMGAVVIQYVYLSAFFESDQLQPREYALALARRINKTLLNTGWILMFVSGIAMVYIYGMEWIRFRFYIQLKLVLAIVAIGMSHAALGQLKKAYAVYKKDGIGMDDEKTYQQLIGKWKIFSAITIALLALIIILMTFRFGF; encoded by the coding sequence ATGGAATATCTGATGCCTGCGCTGAAAGTATTACACGTCTTCGGACTGATCATGTGGATGGGAGCGGTCGTGATTCAATACGTTTATCTGTCGGCTTTTTTTGAGTCCGATCAATTGCAGCCGCGTGAATATGCGCTGGCACTGGCAAGACGTATCAATAAAACTTTACTGAATACGGGCTGGATCTTGATGTTCGTCAGTGGTATCGCCATGGTGTATATTTACGGTATGGAATGGATAAGATTCCGTTTTTATATTCAATTAAAATTAGTTCTCGCTATCGTCGCTATCGGTATGTCGCATGCGGCATTGGGGCAATTGAAAAAAGCGTATGCCGTTTACAAAAAAGACGGTATTGGTATGGATGATGAAAAAACCTATCAGCAATTGATCGGAAAATGGAAAATATTTTCTGCTATCACGATTGCACTCCTGGCGCTTATCATTATCTTAATGACCTTCCGGTTCGGTTTTTAA
- the amrB gene encoding AmmeMemoRadiSam system protein B, which yields MSLSFKTRKPAVAGLFYPGGRTELTAELKAMFENTSSVIIQSPIYGLVAPHAGYMYSGYVAAETYQQLSECEYDTVVVISPSHRDFFHGVSVYPGDYSTPLGTVPVDRKLAEELMETTPVVIPSDLGHREEHGLEVQLPFLQYMLKDFVLLPLVMGEQDWETSAALGNALAKVLKNRRALVVASSDLSHYHHVRQANHLDHVVINDLEAFDEKRLHTDIRSHQCEACGAGAIFATMIASKQLNARHSKVLSYHTSGEVSGDYDEVVGYLSAVMFN from the coding sequence ATGAGCCTTTCATTTAAAACACGCAAACCGGCTGTAGCCGGACTTTTTTACCCGGGCGGCCGAACTGAATTGACCGCAGAATTAAAAGCGATGTTTGAAAATACTTCGAGTGTAATAATTCAATCGCCAATTTATGGTTTGGTGGCGCCGCATGCCGGTTACATGTATTCCGGTTATGTCGCGGCGGAAACGTATCAACAACTTTCCGAGTGCGAATACGATACAGTGGTGGTCATTTCGCCCAGTCATCGGGATTTTTTTCACGGTGTCTCGGTGTATCCCGGAGATTACTCCACGCCCTTGGGTACGGTGCCGGTCGACCGAAAACTTGCCGAAGAACTGATGGAAACGACGCCTGTGGTTATTCCCTCAGACTTGGGGCATCGCGAAGAACATGGCCTGGAAGTGCAGTTGCCTTTTTTGCAATACATGCTCAAAGATTTTGTTTTGTTGCCGTTGGTGATGGGTGAACAGGATTGGGAGACAAGCGCGGCGCTCGGTAACGCTCTGGCGAAAGTGCTCAAAAACCGGCGCGCGCTGGTTGTCGCGAGCAGCGATTTATCCCATTACCATCATGTGCGTCAAGCCAATCACCTTGATCACGTCGTGATCAACGATCTGGAAGCATTTGACGAAAAACGTTTACATACCGATATACGCTCGCATCAGTGTGAGGCGTGCGGCGCAGGAGCGATCTTTGCCACTATGATCGCTTCTAAGCAATTGAATGCACGTCATTCAAAAGTTTTATCTTATCACACATCGGGTGAAGTAAGCGGCGATTACGATGAAGTGGTCGGATATTTGTCAGCTGTGATGTTTAATTGA